The Microbacterium sp. SORGH_AS_0862 region GTGGCGGACGAGATAGATATAGTGAGTCACGCCTGTCGCTCCGTCGAGTAGGTCGAACGCCTCATCGGCGTCTCATCCACCCTAACCCGCTACTCCGACGCGCGCGCGATCTCCGACAGCTGGCTGCGGGTGAGACGGAGCCCCACTCCCTGCAGCACCTCCTCGACGTGATCGGGCGCGTAGGCGTTCGCGATCGGTGCGGCGACGATCCGCTGGGCGAGCAGCCACGCCACCGCGACCGCCGACACCGGCACACCGAACTCCGCCGCCACCGCGTCCAGGGCCTTCAGCGTGCGGCTGCCGCGCTTGGTGAGGCTGCCAGCCAGCTGGGCCGCTCGGACCGAGGTGACGGCCTTGTCGCGTGTGCGCCGGGCGCCGGCGAGGAACCCGTGCTCCAGCGGATGCGAGGGTGTCACCGCGACCCCCTGCGCACCGGCGACGAGTCGCAGGTCGCCGTCGAAGTCCTTCCGACGCAACACGTTGTAGGGTACGTCGAGCACCGTGAACCGCGGGAGTCCGGCCG contains the following coding sequences:
- a CDS encoding aldo/keto reductase, which gives rise to MHTADSFAGGRSEHIIGEWLRKRRVRDDLVLMTRVGAHPDHPGLGPVNLIRSVEASLVRLGTDRIDVLYIDGTAGVGSLENTLATLEWLIEAGKVRAIGAYGLRAEQLVEARILSSAGLPRFTVLDVPYNVLRRKDFDGDLRLVAGAQGVAVTPSHPLEHGFLAGARRTRDKAVTSVRAAQLAGSLTKRGSRTLKALDAVAAEFGVPVSAVAVAWLLAQRIVAAPIANAYAPDHVEEVLQGVGLRLTRSQLSEIARASE